The following proteins are co-located in the Sporolactobacillus pectinivorans genome:
- a CDS encoding phage structural protein, with translation MTDVRTYDPNLVTVSVNGIALVGFSDGALVQCSKDNDSFTTKVSAQGSVGVAINNNNLGTIKVTLMQTSPSVTYLNQLAKSKTPFPIWVTSANDIKEKFGGTQALIKQPADSKFSNAVEDREFDFTVFDYNAS, from the coding sequence ATGACTGATGTACGTACTTATGATCCAAATCTCGTGACTGTATCTGTGAATGGCATTGCACTTGTCGGGTTTTCAGACGGCGCTCTGGTTCAGTGCAGCAAAGATAATGATAGCTTTACCACAAAGGTCTCTGCTCAGGGATCGGTTGGGGTAGCCATTAACAATAATAATCTTGGTACAATCAAAGTCACGCTGATGCAGACATCGCCGTCTGTTACGTACCTGAATCAGCTAGCGAAGTCAAAGACACCTTTTCCGATCTGGGTAACTTCGGCAAATGATATCAAGGAAAAATTCGGTGGTACTCAGGCACTGATTAAACAGCCGGCAGATTCCAAGTTTTCAAACGCCGTTGAAGACCGTGAATTTGACTTTACCGTGTTTGACTACAATGCGTCGTGA